One window of the Colletotrichum destructivum chromosome 4, complete sequence genome contains the following:
- a CDS encoding Putative L-Aspartase, argininosuccinate lyase — translation MPNRSNGYLLELLCGKSGRAFGQMAVVIIACHLATTTIFRKGGKPMLDSVQTVSDSVGIANGVIATLKVRPERMEAALDKTMLATDVAEWLVRRGCPFREAHYISRRVVALFEKLEVLMDKLALEQLQAINSQFTADIAEVLEYIASVEVKTAKGGTSRSSVLEQIQVTRAMLD, via the exons ATGCCTAACAGATCCAACGGGTACTTGTTAGAGCTTCTCTGCGGTAAGTCAGGGCGTGCTTTCGGTCAAATGGCTGTAGTAATAATA GCCTGCCATCTTGCTACAACAACGATCTTCAGAAAGGGTGGAAAGCCTATGTTGGATTCGGTTCAAACTGTGTCAGATAGTGTAGGCATAGCCAATGGGGTTATTGCTACCTTGAAGGTGCGGCCAGAGCGGATGGAGGCTGCTCTGGACAAAACGATGCTAGCCACTGATGTTGCAGAGTGGTTGGTGAGGAGGGGATGTCCGTTCAGAGAAGCTCACTACATCTCTAGACGCGTCGTTGCACTTTTTGAAAAGCTGGAAGTTTTGATGGACAAGCTGGCTCTTGAGCAACTGCAGGCCATTAATTCTCAGTTCACAGCAGACATTGCGGAGGTACTCGAATATATAGCAAGTGTCGAGGTGAAAACGGCTAAAGGCGGCACCAGTCGATCAAGCGTGCTGGAGCAGATCCAGGTTACCAGGGCTATGTTGGATTAG
- a CDS encoding Putative Get1 family, helix hairpin bin domain superfamily protein encodes MTYRGKTWSYLPTVSEGSLSHPHNKPPFSFVLCRPATFKSLQQHAPIVTACESVIFRRATIMPSLLVVIFVLEVFSHLVNTIGAATINNLLWTLLNYLPISTSKAAKQHRQLQIEFLKTRKELNATSSQDEFAKWAKLRRTHDKQLEQLEKSKQTQEAARSKFDTYLTGFRWLLTKAPQYGLPFWYSKEPMFWLPYGWFPYYAEWILSFPKAPIGSVSIASWQLACSGMVTLVVEMVVSVVGFALAAKQSKAYPVKVPAGAGKAETVAGLGEKGKKEL; translated from the exons ATGACATAT CGGGGGAAAACGTGGTCCTACCTCCCTACAGTATCAGAGGGCTCGCTCAGTCATCCGCACAACAAACCACCATTCAGCTTTGTACTGTGTCGCCCCGCGACTTTCAAATCATTGCAGCAGCATGCGCCGATAGTTACCGCTTGCGAGTCTGTGATCTTCCGAAGGGCAACTATCATGCCCTCTCTactcgtcgtcatcttcgtgCTGGAGGTGTTCTCCCATCTGGTCAACACCATCGGCGCTGCTACCATCAACAATCTG CTGTGGACATTGCTCAACTACCTCCCTATCTCGACTTCGAAAGCTGCGAAGCAGCACCGGCAACTGCAGATCGAGTTCCTAAAGACGCGAAAGGAGCTGAATGCAACCAGCAGCCAAGACGAGTTCGCCAAGTGGGCGAAGCTTCGTCGTACCCACGACAAGCAGCTAGAGCAGCTAGAGAAGAGCA AGCAAACTCAAGAAGCCGCGAGATCCAAGTTCGACACCTACCTGACCGGCTTTCGATGGCTCCTCACTAAGGCGCCGCAATACGGACTACCCTTCTGGTACTCCAAGGAGCCCATGTTTTGGTTACCCTACGGGTGGTTCCCCTACTACGCCGAGTGGATTTTATCGTTCCCCAAGGCCCCAATTGGCAGCGTCAGTATTGCGTCGTGGCAGTTGGCGTGCTCGGGCATGGTCACGCTTGTCGTCGAGATGGTTGTTTCGGTCGTAGGTTTCGCCCTCGCAGCGAAGCAGAGCAAGGCATATCCGGTGAAGGTCCCCGCAGGGGCAGGGAAGGCTGAGACTGTGGCTGGCCTGGgtgagaaggggaagaaggaatTGTGA